AACATTGAACATTGTTGGATTTGATTCTTTTCATTAGATTTGTTGTcaggaaaatttaaaatgtagaaTATCAGCAACCTTatccttaaaaaacaaaaaagcaaaaacagagacTGACTGGCAGGTGTGGAAGTGTAAGTTCCCTGCTTGCCATTAAATATCCAGAGAAGTGGACATAATTCATAGACCTGTCACACGAAGACGAGAGCTTGTCTCCTATAGGTGGATACCACCTCCATAGCAACGCTGCGTCTCCCTCTCAGTGCCTAATTATTGCTTTGAATTTATGCCATTTCACTGCAAATGGAACAATCTGTTGAGAACTCACCAAATTAAAGGCTATAGAGTGAGACTGGTTCAACACACACAATGGAGGGAGGAGTGAATGAAAGCTCATTGGGCAtatcaaacaaatattttaatgaaatcGCACAAGTCAAACTGTTTTGCTCATATTTCAAAGCTCAGCTTGTGGTTTTACACATGTAGCAGTAAGGGGCCAAATCTGTGGATAAATCAGCGGAGCACACGCTCTGACGATGCGGGCTTTAGGTGTAGGCGAAGGTTTGGGAGTTTTGGGACAAGATGTTGGGGACAGCGGGAAAAGACGTTCAGGTGCACTTGTtcatgcagagcagcagctccaTGCGCAGGGCGATGCGTGTGTGCCACCCGAGGGGGAGGATGCGGATGTAACGAGCCACGATGGGCGGCCGCAGGAGGTTCTGCACGGACGAAGAGCGGTCCGAGTTTCCGTAAAACacctgaggagagaggagtgggAGGGCAGGACGGATTAGTTCAGACTGGCATTAATACTGCTGCTTTTTAACCGGTCAGTGAGTTGTTCACTCTGTGACatcaaaaacagtgaaaagtgCCTATCAGAGTTAGAGAAGGAAATGAACTGatgaattgtttgttttgaggaGACAACCAAAGATAAGTTTAAaaccagtattttttttctttcttttgcttgttAAATGACAACAATTAGACAATTAGCAAAATTGTTGGTGACCAGATTTTCTGTATGTGAACTAATTAATCCATACATGAGAACATCTTATgtgaaacatcaaaaataaaagacctTTTCCAATAACAAATACTCAGAATTTTTCAAATCTGTGTATGCTGTAAgtgtatgttaaaaaaaaagttagagaTGTGAACAAATCTTCATCAatgattgatttattgactATGGCATCACCATTGGGTCAgtgtaatgttaatgttgtcaGATGACTGAAACATTTGAAAGGACACGTCATCCTGTCAGTTTTTATCACAATAAGACCGTTTGTGTCACATTTATCcgacagtgtttttgtttctgtgtttcgACTGGGTTCGACTGACCCTGTTGTTTCCAGTCTGGTCTTTGTAATAGATCCAGTTGAGTTTTTCATCTGTGCGGTACTGAACGCTGTACTTGGTGACCCACTCGTCAGCGTCACAGCGGCCCTGACTGAGGATCCCCGACACCACCATCACGTCCCTCAGATCAATCTGCAGCCACTGACTGTTGTCCTGAAACTTAGACAGCCAGGCACACCTGGAGGACGAACGcaaacagctgctgagtcagcgccagaaaacaaagcaactcAATGAAGTTCATTAGTTTTATTACTGTCACATTTAAGAACATCTCACATAAAAAGACCCCTTAGGTTGGCAATGATGCCAAACCTGTACTTTtcaggggcagtcgtggatcagcggttagggtgtcggacccgtaaccggtggatcgctggttcgattccccgtcccggtgtccatggctgaggtacccttgagcaaggtacctaaccgcggtcgcccactgccccgggtttgctgtgtgtgtgtgcacgtcacttgggtgggttaaatgcagagcacaaatttcgttggagtgagttccctccaatgacaaaatatgtcactttaatctttaactttatttGATCATAGAATACATCAGCCTGAGGACCTTTGCTCCATGTCATCTTTAGCATTGTGGTTCGGTTCCTTTCATAATGAATAAAGTCTTCAGAGTCAGCAGTTTCATTTAACATACTGCATATTTCTCTGCTATATTCTTGAATTTCCTGTCTTATTTATGTTTGCCTGTTTTGAAGCGAGAACATATTGCATGTTAACCTTACCAGATGCACCTCACATCATCACAGGTTGCATTTACTCtgggagcattttttttcctaatgcTGCTCCTCACAGATGGCAGGTGCACGGGCATTCGTTTATTAGGGTCTTTTCATGAAGAcaagacacagagcaacagtttgtttgttaaaattaaaggaacagtccacCCGAAACTTAAAATTCTATCAATATCTACTCACCCCCCAACACCCTTTGGGATGAGCGTTATGGAACCATTTTaggtttatttttcagtttggaaGAATGCTGCGATGCTGTGTGGCTGTGATGATCCAGAATTGTTTGGTGGAAGAAGAAATCTGATTTTCCATCGGCATAAGGATGACATTatgataatgactgaattttcacttttgggtgaactgttcctttaaaacaaACCTCACTGCAGCTGTATAATCATGCAGATGTTTTGCTAGTATCCGAAAACATGTTGGGCTGTACCTACCCGAAGCCCTGGCTGTTGAGCCTGGCCTTGCTCGGGACCCATGAGGAGAACCAGCCGGTGTACTGGTCCTGGTTGGAACAGGTGATCTGGTCTGGACTCACTGATCCGGCCTCAAAGCCCAGAGGCCTGTGGTATGGACACTCTGCCAGAGGATCAGAGACAAAATTGTAATAATGGTCTTGACTTGCATGTCTTTTGTTATATCAGTTATTGTTTTTCACTCAAAGACCTCCTGCAACATGAATTTCAAGGTCACCAGACCTGTCGGCTGCTAAGCAGTAAAGCACTGCACTGTGACTGGCAAATGATCGTCACTAAGTCTTTCTACAATCATGTTCTCATCTCTCTATTCTTTGCCCTCTGTCCATATTCACCCCTGCCGACTCCCATCCTTACATCCTCTCGCTCCCCCCCGGTCCCCTGCCGTTAGCAGCATCGGTGTGACCCATATCCCATCCTAAAAGCCTGCGGTTTAATTCTCCTCAACGAGAGATCAGTGATGTCCATTAGGGCGGCAGGAGGACAGATGGCCACGTTCTGCTCTCCACAGCTTTAGCTCCATGTTGCTCCCATGTTTTGATCCGTCGATCTGCCCTCTCACTTTTCACTAAAATCACATGAGAGGAAGTCCTATAATGACTTAGTAGATAAACgttaagaaaaaatatgtgaatgGGAGTAATGAAAAAAGTCCTTTGCATGAATGAAActtcagcacaaaaaaaaaaagctgtagaTACATGGAGCACAAAcctgctgtgcttttgtttacTACCGTCTTAATCTGGCACAGGGTCACTTCCTGGCTAATCCCAGTATTACAACgactacagcagcagcagcgcctGTGTGAGTCAGGAGATAAGTGTTTACATAACAGCAACGCGAGTGACTCCGTAGTCCTCCCCGACGTATTTCACgactaaaataaaacatactcGGATGGCTGAATTATAAAAACAAGAGGTGAAACACGAGGAACTGAGGTGGAATCAAGTCTGATGCCGAGCAGGAAAGTCTGTCTCACTCGTCATTTATCATCACCAGGCCCTCGTAGAGGTAATTACTGGTTTCTGTGCAATCGGCACAGTCTATTAAGAGGCCCATAATCTGAGCGTCATGTGCTGAAGCAATGATTATCTGCTGaacttctttctcctctctgtcaccGGTTCCCATGTGATTTGTGGCTCAgttgacacacaaacaaaacccttTCACTGTACATcaacttcttcctctcttctagTCTGATATGATCCAAGCCATGATCTTTCTGTCTCTGGCCCAGTGAGgctgtttgcttgtttgatcccaaaaacagatttaaagcaTGAGATTTGGTGGAAAGTTAAACCTCAGGCCAAGTCGAAGGGAGATTTCCATCTGCTGACAAATATGATCAAAAGCTAATGGGTGCTGTTGCAGGATTATTTTGTCAACTGTTGTTTGCACGGTCAAGAACGAACttttttcagtcaaatgaacagttttcagtctgtttctggATTTATGTAAAGGTCCAAAGCCAacactgtgagagagagaacatctctgagcaaaacaagaaacaaaacaaaagtgccACCTGTATCCTATAATTGTCTACATAtctgtctgcactgtgtgtattttgatgcAGATTAAGATCCAGATGCAGACCACATTTTCTATTACTGAAATAGCACATTTGGAGGATAGTGCAGCCTTGGCGGAGCTTTTGCGTTTCTTTTCCTGGCTCCATCTGCATCATTTTCTCTGGAGATGACCAGTGAAGCATGTCCACCCTGTGGCGTCAAATCTGGAGTCTAATGCActcatgcatgtgcatgtacatatagagattttctttctgtgtcacgctcacacacacacagggtgaaACTGTGGAGCGTGGCAAATTTATTGATCAATCGATTAGGCAATTGGCAAGAATTCAACCAGGAACATGAgatttgtttaaataatttcttCAAGCAAAACGcccaaacatttttaatttttaggttTTAGCatctcaaatgtgaagatttgcaggtttgttttgtcttatgtTATTGTAATGTCACTTTCTTTGGATTTCAGAACAAAAGCTTCAATCCAAAATGAGAAGATATTTAGAAGATTAACTGATAAAAAATAATCCGTAGCTCCAGATCTGTTTACTCCTCGTTACAAGTATCATCATTAGTTCAGTGATTACATTTGATCATCTAATGAGCAGAAGTTAGTTAATTAGTAAGTCAAAGAGTGGCCTTTTTAGAGGTTACACAATGTGTGATAAAACATCATCGTTTCAGATTTTGCCAAATGGAAACCATGCATACAGTAATTAATGAGTATATTTTCAAGAAGGTCACAGGTAACTCCGACACAACAAACAGTTTTGCTTTTATGATTTGTATTTGATGGTTCCTACTGTACCGGGCATGCAGTCCACTCCTCGCACCATGGAAGAGCCCGTCCCAGTGGAG
The Scatophagus argus isolate fScaArg1 chromosome 1, fScaArg1.pri, whole genome shotgun sequence DNA segment above includes these coding regions:
- the rs1a gene encoding retinoschisin 1a: MALNVQRFLLALLLLGANEFISIRAQEAGVSEAWTSRSCKCDCEGGETPTEFSSTGTGSSMVRGVDCMPECPYHRPLGFEAGSVSPDQITCSNQDQYTGWFSSWVPSKARLNSQGFGCAWLSKFQDNSQWLQIDLRDVMVVSGILSQGRCDADEWVTKYSVQYRTDEKLNWIYYKDQTGNNRVFYGNSDRSSSVQNLLRPPIVARYIRILPLGWHTRIALRMELLLCMNKCT